The Thalassotalea sp. 273M-4 genome includes a region encoding these proteins:
- a CDS encoding ornithine carbamoyltransferase, translated as MKHFLADHHCSQKTLLDLIELGIKIKQSPEQFNHALSGKSVVMLFEKPSLRTHISFDVGIQKLGGHSLYLGQQNGHLGERERIKDLAQNLACWCDAIVARVYKQSVLDEMAEHGSIPVINALSDLYHPCQALADYMTLTEQFGSLSGLNFAYVGDANNVSNSLMFMGAILGVNVSVICPEGHQPDTRSIVQAKQLAEQHQCRLTISSNIDEIGEQDVIYTDTWVSMGDSKSDQTLAKFLPFQVNENLMAKTKAAKVMHCQPAHMEQEISQAVFDSPQSLAMIQAENRMWAQNAVLLTLLK; from the coding sequence ATAAAACATTTTTTAGCCGATCACCATTGTTCACAAAAGACCTTGTTGGATTTGATTGAACTTGGGATCAAAATTAAACAAAGCCCAGAGCAATTTAACCATGCACTCAGTGGTAAATCCGTGGTGATGCTGTTTGAGAAGCCTTCGCTAAGAACTCACATCAGTTTTGATGTAGGTATTCAAAAGCTTGGCGGTCACAGTCTGTATTTGGGACAACAAAATGGTCACTTAGGTGAACGTGAAAGAATAAAAGATTTGGCTCAAAATCTAGCCTGTTGGTGTGATGCGATAGTTGCTCGGGTATACAAACAAAGTGTTCTTGATGAAATGGCCGAACATGGGTCAATACCAGTGATTAATGCGTTAAGCGACCTTTATCACCCTTGTCAGGCGCTAGCGGATTATATGACCTTGACCGAGCAGTTTGGCTCGTTATCAGGGCTTAATTTTGCCTATGTTGGTGACGCCAATAATGTGTCTAATTCCTTGATGTTTATGGGGGCGATACTTGGAGTTAATGTCAGTGTTATCTGTCCTGAAGGGCATCAACCCGATACTCGTTCGATTGTTCAAGCTAAACAGCTTGCTGAGCAACACCAGTGTCGTTTAACGATTTCTAGCAACATTGATGAAATTGGTGAGCAAGATGTGATTTATACCGATACTTGGGTGTCGATGGGAGATAGTAAGTCGGATCAAACCTTAGCGAAGTTTTTGCCTTTTCAAGTAAATGAAAATCTTATGGCTAAAACCAAAGCCGCAAAGGTGATGCATTGTCAGCCAGCGCATATGGAGCAAGAAATCAGCCAAGCGGTTTTTGACTCACCACAGTCGCTGGCTATGATTCAGGCTGAAAACAGAATGTGGGCGCAAAATGCCGTGTTACTAACCTTATTAAAATAG
- a CDS encoding argininosuccinate synthase has translation MKKTINKVVLAYSGGLDTSAIIPWLKENYDGCEVIAFCADVGQGEEELQGIEEKALKSGASECHVVDLKEEFVKDYIFPILKTGAVYEGQYLLGTSMARPVIAKAHVEVALKVGADALCHGCTGKGNDQVRFEACFAALAPQLQVIAPWREWDMVSREDLLAYLKQRDIPCSASLTKIYSRDANAWHISHEGGELEDPWCEPSKEVWTMTVDPLDAPDLPESLLLSFEQGELVAVDGNRLSPYHALVYLNQQAAKHGVGRIDIVENRLVGMKSRGCYETPGGTVLMAAYKGLESLILDKEALKFRETLAIDFSHVIYDGRWFTPLAEAQMAATNSLAKAVTGDVVVKLYKGQAVVTQRRSPNSLYSEEFATFGADEVYDQKHAEGFIRLFSLSSRIKALKQQEE, from the coding sequence ATGAAAAAAACAATTAATAAAGTGGTACTCGCCTATTCTGGTGGTCTAGATACATCGGCGATAATTCCATGGTTAAAAGAAAATTATGATGGTTGTGAAGTCATAGCTTTTTGTGCAGATGTCGGTCAAGGCGAAGAAGAACTGCAAGGAATTGAAGAAAAAGCATTAAAGTCGGGCGCAAGTGAATGCCATGTCGTCGACTTAAAAGAAGAATTTGTCAAAGACTACATTTTTCCGATCTTAAAAACAGGGGCCGTTTATGAAGGACAATACCTATTGGGTACCTCAATGGCGCGGCCCGTTATCGCCAAAGCACATGTTGAAGTAGCACTCAAAGTTGGTGCCGACGCGCTTTGTCATGGTTGCACCGGTAAAGGCAATGATCAAGTACGATTTGAAGCTTGCTTTGCTGCTTTAGCACCACAATTGCAGGTCATTGCCCCTTGGCGTGAATGGGATATGGTGTCACGAGAAGATTTACTGGCTTACCTTAAACAACGCGACATTCCCTGCTCGGCGTCCTTAACCAAAATTTATTCGCGTGACGCCAATGCATGGCATATCTCTCATGAGGGAGGAGAGCTTGAAGATCCATGGTGTGAACCGTCGAAAGAGGTTTGGACCATGACGGTCGATCCGCTTGATGCACCCGACTTGCCCGAGTCTTTGCTACTGTCTTTTGAACAAGGCGAATTGGTAGCTGTTGATGGCAACAGACTCAGCCCTTATCACGCCTTAGTGTATCTGAATCAACAGGCAGCCAAGCATGGGGTTGGCCGCATAGATATAGTTGAAAACCGACTTGTTGGAATGAAGTCCAGAGGCTGTTACGAAACCCCTGGTGGCACCGTATTAATGGCCGCGTATAAGGGCCTGGAGTCGCTTATTTTAGATAAAGAGGCTTTGAAATTTAGAGAAACTCTGGCCATTGACTTTTCGCATGTCATTTATGATGGGCGTTGGTTTACGCCGTTAGCTGAAGCGCAAATGGCGGCGACCAATAGCTTGGCCAAGGCGGTTACCGGTGACGTTGTTGTTAAGTTGTATAAAGGGCAAGCGGTGGTGACTCAACGACGCTCTCCAAACAGTCTTTATTCAGAAGAATTTGCCACTTTTGGCGCCGATGAGGTGTATGACCAAAAACATGCAGAGGGTTTTATACGCTTGTTTAGCTTATCGAGTCGAATTAAAGCACTAAAACAGCAGGAGGAATAA